The Acidobacteriota bacterium genome contains the following window.
TGGAGGGGCTTTATCGCAATGCGGGCACCCATGCGGCCGGCGTGGTGATTGCCGACCGTCCGCTTGTCAATCTCGTGCCGCTCTACAATGATCCGCGTGCGGAGCTGCCGGCCTCGCAGTTCAACATGAAATATGCGGAAATGGCCGGCCTCGTGAAGTTCGACTTCCTCGGCCTCAAGACGCTGACTGTAATCGACCGTGCGCTCAAGTTCATCGAGGCGAGCGGGCGGGAGGTGGGGCCTGCCTGGCGCAGCCTCGACGACACCTCGACCTATGACCTGATGGCCAGTGGCGAAACCCTGGGCGTGTTCCAGCTCGAGGGATCGGGCATGCGCGATACGCTGCGGCGCGTGCGACCCAACAACATCGAAGACGTGATCGCCATCATCTCGCTCTACCGTCCGGGCCCGATGGAAAACATTCCCGTTTATGTTCAGGGCAAGGAAGATCCGTCTTCGGTGACTTACCAGCATCCGGACCTGCGGCCCGTTCTTGAGGCGACCTACGGCGTGCCGGTCTATCAGGAGCAGGTCATGCGTATGGCGCAGGAGGTTGCCGGCTACTCGCTTGGCGAAGCCGACCTGCTGCGCCGCGCGATGGGCAAGAAGAAGCTCGAAGAAATGGTCGCGCAGCGCAAGCGATTTGTCGAAGGCGCAGCCGCGACGAAGAACATGGCCGAACGGCTCGCAAACGAAATCTTCGACACGATGGAGAAGTTTGCCGGCTACGGTTTCAACAAGTCGCATGCCGCCGCCTACGCGCTGATCGGCTATCAGACCGCCTACCTCAAATGCCATTTCCCGGTCGAGTTCCTCGCTGCCTCGATGAGCCTCGATATTGGCAACACCGACAAGCTCGCCGCCTTCTTCCAGGAGGCCAAGCGGCTTCGCATTCCCGTGCTGGCAGCCGACATCAACGCTTCGGGGGCAGACTTTGACGTGCGTGAAGGCGCGATTGTCTACGCGCTCGGCGCGCTGAAGGGCGTTGGCGTGGAGGCCATGAAACACGTGGCGCAGGTGCGCGCAGAATCCGGACCATTCTCCGACCTGTACGATTTTGCAGAGCGGATCGATCCGCGCCAGGTCAACAAGAAGGCGTTTGAATCGCTCGCGCGGGCCGGGGCGCTCGACCCGCTCGAACAGAACCGGGCGCGCGTGTTCGAGGCTTCAAGCGTTCTGGCGCAACATGCCACAAGCTCAGCCGGCGACCGGCAGGGCGGGCAGGGCGGCTTGTTTGCAGATGCGGAACCGGCGCTGCGCCCCCCATTGCCGAACCCTCGCCCCTGGACCGCGCAACAGAAGCTGGATGAGGAATTCCGGTCGATCGGTTTCTACTTCTCGGGCCACCCGCTGGATGACGTGCTGGAGTCGCTCGACCGTGACCGGATTACCTTGATGATGGAGATCGAAGACCGGGCAGGGGAAGGGCGGCCGCTCGAAATGATCGGTATCGTGCGCGCGCGCAACGACCGCTCGGCCAAGAATGGTTCGAAATTCTCGTTCATCACGGTCTCGGACCCCACCGGCGAGCGGGAAGTCACCGTCTACAGCGAAGCACTGATGCAGTTCGGCGACCTGTTGAAACCTGGCCAGGCCGTTGCGCTGACCGTTTCGGTGAAGATGAACGGCGAAGAAACCCGCCTGATCGTTGAGCGGGTCGTGGAACTGGAATCCGCCCGGCTCTCCAAACCGTCGGGGTCGCTCGTCGTCCGGTTGTCTTCCGGGACCAATCCTGCGGAACTTGCGAGCGTGTGCACCCGGCTGGAAGGCCTCCCGGACCCGGATCGCGGCGCGATCCTGCTGGAAATGCCGCTGGAAGACGGCCGTCTGGTCACCGTACGGCTGCCGCAGACCTATACGATCAGCCTCAAAGCCCAGCGGGCCCTTAAGGAAATTCCGGGGGTCGAGCGGGTTATCCCGCGCCGGGCGGCCTGATCGCCCGTATCTACAGCGGTTTGGGCTTGCCCGGCCCCTTAAAAGCTGTATAGGAGCCCACTTCGAAACCATGTCGCGGGTGCATCCGGTGCGAAGGGCTTTGCCCCAAGTTCCACCCTGCGACGGCCAACCGGATGGAGAAAATCGATGGCCCTACCTGACTTTTCTATGCGTCAGCTGCTTGAAGCTGGTGTTCACTTTGGTCACCAGACCCACCGCTGGAACCCGCGCATGAAGCCGTACATCTACGGCGAGCGCTCCGGCATCCACATCATGGACCTGTCGCACACGGTGCCTTCGCTGCACCAGGCGCTCGTTTTCGTTCGTGACACCGTCGCCAAGGGCGGCCGTATCCTTTTCGTGGGCACCAAGCGCCAGGCGCAGGATCCCGTGGCTGAGGCCGCACAGCGCTGCGCCCAGTACTACATGAACCACCGCTGGCTCGGCGGCACGCTGACCAACTGGTCGACCGTGTCGAATTCGATCAAGCAGCTGCGCGAGCTGAACACGATGTTCGACTCGGCTGGCGGTTCGGGCCTCACCAAGAAAGAACTTCTCGATCTGCAGCGCCGCCGCGAAAAGCTGCAGCGTGCCCTCGGCGGTATCGCCGACATGGGCGGCCTGCCGTCGGCGATCATCGTGATCGACACGAACAAGGAAGCCATTGCGGTGCAGGAAGCCCGCAAGCTCGGTATCCCGGTTGTGGCGGTTCTCGATACCAACTGCGATCCGGCCGACGCTGACTACGGCTTCCCTGGCAACGACGACGCGGCCCGCGCGATCTCGCTGTACTGCAACCTGTTTGCAGACGCGGTGCTCGATGGCCTCGCAGAATCGACGGCCGGCCTCGGTGTTGACCTCGGCGCCATGTCGGACGTTTCCACGATGTCGGACTCGGACGTTGCGGTGGCCGACGAAGCGGCTTCGGGCAACGCCTGAACCCGGGCCTGACGGCCTGCAAAATTCAACTGAAGGATCAAAGCCATGGCTGAGATTACAGCGGCACTTGTAAAACAACTGCGCGAGAAGACCGGCGCGGGCATGATGGATGCAAAGAAAGCGCTCGTCGAGAACAACGGCGACGAAGCTGCGTCCATCGAATGGCTGCGCGCGAAAGGCCTGTCCAAGGCTGCCAAGAAATCCGGCCGAGCTGCGGCTGAAGGCCTTGTGGCGGTGAAGGTTTCGGCAGACGGCAAGTCGGGCGCAATCGTCGAACTCAACGCCGAGACGGACTTCGTCTCGCGCAACGAGAGCTTCCAGAAAGCGCTCGACGGGATCGCCAACGTCGCGCTATCGACTGACGGCTCGGTTGCGGCCGTCGCGGCTGCGGCTGCGCCGGATGGCGAAGGCTCGGTCGACGACATGGTGAAGCGTATGATCGCCACGATCGGCGAGAACATGACGCTCCGCCGTTCTGCGAAACTGACGTCGGCCGGCAAGGTCGCGTCGTACATCCACAACGCTGCCGCGCCCGGTATGGGCAAGGTCGGCGTGCTGGTCGCACTGGAAGGTTCGGGCGACCTGGACGATGCAGGCCGCAAGGTTGCCATGCACATCGCCGCGACCTCGCCGGCAGCGGCCACAACGGCTGAGCTCGATCCGGCGCTGATCGAATCGGAAAAGCGCGTGCTCACCGAACAGGCCCGCGAGAGCGGCAAGCCGGACGCCGTCATCGAGAAGATGATCGTCGGCCGGATGCAGAAATTCTACAAGGAAGTGGTGCTCGTCGAGCAGCCCTTCATCATGGACCCTGACAAGACCGTCGGTGAGTTCCTGAAGGCGCAGGGCGCAACGTTGAAGGGCTTCGTGCACTTCAAGCTGGGCGAAGGCGTCGAAAAGGAAGAATCCGACTTCGCGGCCGAAGTGGCCTCGATGACAAAAGGCTCTTGATCAGGCTTGCCTTTCTCCCCGCGAGGGGCTTTGAACAATCCCGGCTGGCGGTTTCGCACAGCCGGGATTTTTTTGGTTCCAGGTTGAGAATGATCGGTGACAAGCATGCCGGCAGATGAGCCCGAAAAGGCCCCGTTGAAGTACCGCCGTGTGCTTCTGAAGCTTTCCGGAGAGGCCCTGATGGGGTCCGGCCAGTTCGGAATCGACATTCCCACTTGCCTGACCTTCGCCCACGCGATCGCCAACGCGCAGAAAGCGGGCGCAGAGATTTGCCTGGTGATCGGTGGCGGCAACATCTTCCGCGGGGTTGCGGGCGCAGCAAAAGGCATGGAACGGGCGCAAGCCGACTCGATGGGCATGCTGGCGACCGTTATGAACGCTCTTGCGATGCAGAGCGTGCTCGAGAGCATTGGTGTGCCCACGCGCGTCCAGTCGGCGCTCAGCATGGACGCGATTTGCGAGCCCTACATCCGCCGCCGTGCGCAGCGGCACATGGAAAAAGGCCGGGTCGTGATTTTCGCAGCCGGCATTGGCAACCCGTTCTTCACGACAGACACAGGCGCAGCGCTGCGCGCGATTGAAATGAACTGCGACGCGCTCCTGAAAGGAACGCAGGTCGATGGTGTCTACACCGCCGATCCGAAACTCGATGCAAACGCCAAGCGCTACAACCAGGTCGCGTACGACGAATTGCTGATCAAGAACCTGCGCGTCATGGACCCTTCAGCGGTCAGCCTGATGCGCGACAACAATATACCGATCGTCGTTTTCTCGTTGAAGGAAGAGGGCTCGCTGGCGAATGTCTTGCGCGGGCGCGGAACTTCCACGACGATCTCGCAGCAGGGAGGCACGAGCGAATGAGCTATAGCAAGCAGGATATCGAACGCCGGATGGAGGGCGCTCTGGCGTCGCTGGCAACCGAGTTTTCCGGCCTGCGGACAGGCCGCGCATCGGTCAATCTGCTCGATTCCATCAACGTGCCAGCGTATGGCGGCGTCTCGCCGCTGAGCCAGGTGGCGTCGGTGACGGTGACCGACACGCGCATGCTCTCGGTGAACGTATGGGACAAGTCCGTGGTCGGCGCGGTCGACCGTGCCATCCGGGAGTCGGGCCTCGGCCTTAACCCGATCATGGACGGGCAGACACTCCGCATCCCGATTCCCGCCCTCAACGAGGAACGCCGGGTCGAGCTGACCAAGATTGCCGGGAAGTATGCTGAAGCGGCCCGCGTCGCCGTTCGCAACGTGCGCCGCGATGGCATGGATGCGCTCAAGAAGATGGAGAAGGCGGGCGAGATCAGCGAAGATGCTGCGCGCGGCCTGTCGGAAGAAGTGCAGAAGCTGACGGACACCTATGTCCACCGCGTCGATGAAGCCGTGAAGGCCAAGGAAGCGGAGATCATGCAGGTGTAATGGCCCGCTCCGGGACATCCCCTGAACCCTCTCATGCCGGTGGCGATCCGCCGGCCCCCCGCCACGTCGCCATCATCATGGATGGCAATGGACGCTGGGCCAAGGCCAAGGGACTTCCGCGCACCGCCGGGCATGAGCGCGGCGTTGAAGCGCTGAGGCGCACGGTGGAAGCGGCCGGCGACCTCGGAATCCGCTACCTCACAGTCTTTTCCTTCTCGACCGAGAATTGGCGCCGTCCGCCTGCAGAAGTGAATACGCTGTTTGCATTGCTGAAGGCCTATGTGCAGCGCGACCTTGCGCGGCTGAAACAGGACGGCGTTCGCATCCGTGTCATCGGCCAGCGCGCCGGACTGCCGCCAGACATCGCGGAGCTCGTCGACCGGGCTGAGGCGGAAACCGAGACCAATTCCAAGTTCCACCTGACGATCGCATTCAACTACGGATCCCGGAACGAAATCCTGCGGGCGGCGGCCGCCTACGCGCAGGCGATTGCAGCCGGCGAAATTTCGGGCGAGCTCACCGAAGCCGGCTTCGAAGCGTTCCTAGACACGCGCGGGCTGCCCGATCCCGACCTTGTCATTCGCACGAGCGGCGAGCACCGCATCAGCAATTTCCTGCTCTGGCAGGCCGCCTATGCCGAGCTGCTATTCGTCGATGTGATGTGGCCCGACTTCAACCGCGCGCATCTGGAAAGCGCCATCTCGCGGTATCATGAGCGGGAACGCCGGTTCGGCGCCGTGGCACCTGGAGCCGGCTGATGGGCGATTGGACACCCGCTGACAAGCGGTTCTCCGAGTTACCTTTGCGCCTGCTGACCGCCCTGATCCTCATTCCATTCGCGCTGTTTGCTGTCTGGTCGGGATCGTGGTGGCTGGCGCTGGGGTGCGCGGCCTTTTGCGCCGTCATGATGCATGAGTGGTGCACCATGAGCGCAACGCCGAATGCGGCTTTGCTGGCCGGAATTGCCGGACTTTTCGGGTTCGCGCTGGCAGTCGAGGATGCCCGTGTCAGCATTGGACTGCTCTGTGCCGCCGCGGTGCTTGCTGCCCTGTCGCCGCCGCGCGTCCTTGCTGCGCGGCTGACCAGCGTGTTCGGGGTTGTCTACGTCTTCGCCATGGTGTTCGGGCTCTACATGCTCCGCGAAGGTCCCTGGCAGGGGCAGGATGCCGCGATCTACCTGATGTCTTTCGTTTGGGCCTCCGATGCGGCGGCGTATTTCTTCGGGCGCATGATCCGCGGCCCGCGGCTGTTGCCGAAGGAAAGCCCCAATAAGACCTGGAGCGGCGCCATCTCGGCGGTGATCGCCTGTGCGGTGTGCGGCTACGTCGCCGCAGGCTGGCAGGACACGCCGCCCGGTCCCTGGATCGTGGCGGGAATGGCCGTGTCGGTCGTTGCCCAGTTGGGCGACCTCTTCGAAAGCGGCCTGAAGCGGCGCTTCCAGGTAAAGGATTCCGGTTCCATCCTGCCTGGGCATGGAGGCCTTCTGGATCGTGTGGACGGCCTCGGGGCCGTCAGCATAACGGCAACGTTGATATTTCTGAGTGTTCCGGACGTTCCACGCCTGCTAGGTCTCTGAAGGATGACAGGCACGCGGCTCATTTCCATATTCGGGTCCACGGGTTCCGTCGGCCAATCAGCGATCGACGTGATACGCCATGCTAACCGTGACGCACCCCGATTTTCGTTCGTAGCGCTCGCCGGCGGACGCAACGCTTCGGCGCTTGCGTCACAGGCGCTTGAACTCCGGCCCGAAGTCGCAGTGATCGCGGACGAGCGTCAATTGCCGGAGCTGAGAGCGAGGCTCGACGGCAGCGGCATCGCCTGCGCGGGTGGTGAGGCGGCATTGGTGGAGGCGGCGACGCGCCCCTGCGACCGGTTCCTTGCCGCCATCGTGGGCGCGGCGGGCCTTCAGTCGACCATGGCGGCCGTCAAGGCGGGCAACCATCTCGCGCTGGCGAACAAGGAGAGCCTGGTTTGCGCCGGCACGATCCTGCTGGACGCCGCTGAGCGGGCAGGGGTGTCCGTTTTACCAGTAGATTCAGAGCATAGCGCCATTTTCCAATGCATCGGAGACGGCCGCTCGCTTGAAACGTTGACGCTGACCGCGTCCGGCGGACCATTCCGCCTGTCCAGCCTCGAGGATATGGCGCGCGCGACCCCTGCGCAGGCTGCGGCCCATCCGAAGTGGAGCATGGGCGTCAAGATTTCGATCGACAGTGCCACGCTGATGAACAAGGCGCTGGAACTGATCGAAGCCGCCATCCTTTTCCGGGTCGATGCGGCGCGAGTGGATGTCCTGGTGCATCCCCAGTCGATCATCCATGGAATGGCCCATTTCAAGGACGGGTCGGTGATTGCACAGCTTGGGTCGCCCGACATGCGGACACCGATATCGCTGGCTTTGGGTTGGCCTGACCGTATCGAAACAGCCGTAGAACGCCTGAACCTTGCCCAGATCGCTCAGCTCGAGTTCGGTCCGGTGGATGGTAAACGCTTCCGGTCGATCGACTTGGCGCGCCGCGCCTTCGGAATGGGGCCGGCTGGGCCTGTCATATTAAATTCTGCTAACGAATCAGCAGTTTCGGCGTTTGTGGGGGGGCAATGTGGCTTCCTGGACATCGCTTGGGCTGTGGAAGCCGCTCTGGACCGCTTTTCATCGTCGGAATTCGCCTCTACCAAGTGCACGACGCTGGAAGAAGTAGCGTTTCTGGACGGGTACGGGCGCAGCCTTGCCGAAGATGAACTGAAGCGAGCCCCGAGCCGGGCAGGAGGAATGACAGCGTGGAAGGCGTAATCAGCCAAGGCCCACTGTTCATCGCTTGCCTGGTGTTCCTGATGGGCATCGTGATCGTCGTGCATGAACTTGGCCATTACTTCGCGGGGCGCTTGTTCAATGTCGCCGCCGAGTCGTTCGCAGTCGGGTTCGGAAAACCGCTGTTCGAGGTACGCGACAAGCGCGGCACGCGCTGGCGGTTGAACTGGATCCCCCTCGGCGGTTTCGTGGCCTTTGTCGACAAACGGTCGCTGGAAGATGCGGCGCCCGAGGCGAGCGCACCGGTGGGCGTTGCATTCGACGATGTCGGCCCGCTCAAAAAGATCGTCATTTCGCTGGCGGGGCCATTTGCCAACTTCGTTCTGGCAGCGGCAATCTTTGCGCTGGCGCTGGGCGTACACGGCGTTGCGGTACAGCCAGTGCGGGTCGCGGCCACGCTGGAGGGCATGCCGGCCCAAGAGGCAGGCGTGCTTGAGGGCGACCAGATCCTGAAAGTCGACGGCCAGCCCATTCGCAACACCTCCGATTTCATCAGCGCCATACTGCTCAGCCCCAATGAGCCGGTTGACCTGACGATTGACCGGCAAGGCACGGAACGGGTGATTTCTGTGACGCCAGTCGAGGTTTTGCGAGAGAACCCGTTTGGCCAGATGACCCGGCAGAGCACCGTCGGGCTCAGCATCGCGCCTGCGGCGGAAACCGCCCGCATCCGCTATGGGCCCCTCGAATCAGTCGTAGCGGGTGTGCAGCAGACAGGTTCCTCGCTGGACCAGACCGTGAAGATGCTGGGCAGCATTGTTACCGGCAAGATGTCCTTCAACTCGCTTTCCGGCCCCGTGGGCGTTGCCGATGTGTCGCGCCGGATCGTGAACAATGCCATGGACCGGCCGGATGTGCCGCTGTCCAAGCGGCTGAATTACCTGTTCTGGATGCTGCTCAGCCTCTGCGCTGCCATCTCGGTCGGGGTGGGCTTTTTCAACCTGTTGCCACTGCCAGTGCTGGATGGCGGGCGGGTTGTGTTTCATGCATACGAGGCAGTGATAGGCTCAAAAATGCCAAGCCAAGTTGAGGCGATGGCGCTGCGTGTGGGAGTGTTGGTCTTGGTGGCCATGGTGATCGTGATCACTTGGGGGGACATTCTCGAGACCGGCGTCTTCGGACGGGGAACCAGCTGACGGCGGTCAGCTTCAGGAATGAAAGAGTTTTTGAGAATGCGTAACTTCCTCGCAGCGACAGTTCTCGCAACCAGTGCATTGGCACTCGGGGCTGGCGGCCAATTGACAACTGCGCATGCGCAGGAAGATGCACGCTACGGCGGCACGATCCGTTCGATCATTGTTGAAGGCAACAAGCGTATCGAAGCGCGCACGGTCCAGTCTTACCTGCTGCTTGAGCCGGGCGACGCTTTTGATCCTGATCGTATCGACCTGTCGCTGAAGACGCTGTTCGCCACCAACCTGTTCGCCGACGTCTCGATCGACCGACGCGAAGACGATCTCGTGGTGCGGGTTGTCGAAAATCCGATCATCAACCGAGTGATCTTCGAGGGTAACCGCGCGCTCAAGGACGACAAGCTTCGCGAAGAAGTGCAAGCCTCGCCGCGCGGGGTGTTCACCGCAGCCCGGGTTCAGGCCGACGTCCAGCGCGTCCTTGAGATGTATCGCCGGTCGGGCCGGTTCGCGGCCAAAGTCGAGCCGCAGTACAAGCCGCTCGAGCAGAACCGCGTTGACCTGATTTTCGAAATCACCGAGGGGCCCGTCACCGGCGTCCGCGCCATCAACTTCATCGGCAACAAGGAATACTCGGACTCGCGGCTGCGCAGTGAAATCGTGACACGCCAGTCGCGCTTCTGGCGCTTCTTCAGTTCGAACGACAACTACGATTCCGGCCGCCTCGAATACGACCGCGAAAAGCTGCGCGAGTTCTACCAGAACAACGGCTATTACGATTTCCGTGTCACCTCGGCTGTCGCCGAACTGACGCCGGACCAGAAGGACTTCTACGTTACCTTCACGGTTGACGAAGGCCGCCAATACGATTTCGGCGTCATCAAGGTCGAGACAGCGCTTGAGAAGCTGGACGCGGCCGTCCTGCAGGCGGTCGTGCCGGTGAAGGAAGGCGAGCTGTTCCGCGGTGACCAGATCGAAGGCACGATTGACGCACTCACCTATGCCGCCGGCGTGGCGGGTTACGCTTTCGTCGACATCCGGCCGCAGATCAGCGTCAACGAAGAAACTGGCCGTATCGACATCACATTCGCGATTGATGAAGGCCCGCGTGTCTATATCGACCGCATCAACATTGTCGGCAACACGCAGACACTCGACCGGGTCATTCGCCGTGAATTGCGCATTGCAGAGGGCGATGCCTTCAACCGCATCCTTCTCGATCGTTCGCGGAACCGCATCCGGGCGCTCGGCTTCTTCAAGGATGTCGAGATTGTTGAATCGCCTGCCGAAGAACCGGACCGCACGGTCGTCGATGTGAAGGTGACGGAGCAGTCGACCGGTGAGCTGTCTTTCGCCGCCGGCTTCTCCTCGGTGGATGCTTATCTGTTCGACCTCAGCGCCTCGCAGCGCAACTTGCGCGGCCGTGGCCAGTCGGTCGTGGCGCGTACGTCCTTGTCGGATCGTCAGCAGATCGTCGACCTGCGCTTCACGGAACCTCGCTTCCTCGACCGCAATCTGTCTGCTGGCGTGGACCTTTTCGCCACGCGCCAGGACTTCGAAGAGTTCACCGGCTTTACCAGTGAGACGATCGGCGGCGGCCTCCGAATGGCCTTCCCGCTAACGGATCGCATGCAGCTTGGCCTCAGCTATCGTCTGCAATCGGATGATGTGAACATTGCCGACCGCAACGTCATCATCGACTCCAACGGCGTCCTCTTGCGCTCCTTTACGCAGACAGCCGGCCAATCCACGCCGGACGATCTGACCGACGACGTTTACCGCGCCCCGGAAGTCGGCGACCTCGCTGCCGGCGAGTTCCTCGTCGACATTTGCGATCCTGCCTACACGCTGCGCGACACAATCTGCCGCTCCGAGCGGAACGATATTTCGAGCATCATCGGCTACAACTTCTTCTGGGATCAGACGAACGATCCGATCACGCCGACGCGCGGCTTTGACTTCCGGTTCAGCCAGGATGTGGCCGGCCTTGGTGGGGATGTGCGCTACCTTCGCACTGAAACGAACGCCACACTGTATCGCGGAATCTGGCGTGATGTCGTCGCCAGCGCACGGTTTGCGGGTGGATACGTCCTTCCGCTCGACGATTCCCAAGGCGTGCGTATCAACAACCGCTTCTTCCGGGGCGGTAACAGCTTCCGCGGGTTTGACGTCGCAGGTCTTGGCCCGCGCGAGATCATCCGGCTGTTCGACCCGAACACGGGTGAAGTCCTCGAAACGCGCAGGCTGAACTCGCTTGGCGGCAACGCCTATTACCAAGGTACGTTCGAACTGACGGTGCCGAACTTCCTGCCCGAAGAGTATGGCATCAAGAGCGCCCTGTTCGTCGACGTCGGTGCGCTTGGCCTTCTTGAAGACGTCGACAAGAGCGATCCGATATTCATTGACAACGCGTCGTCGCTTCTGACGGGCGCCTCCGCCGTGCGGATCACCAAGGACGCCGCTTCGCTTCGTGCATCGGCCGGCCTTAGCGTGTTCTGGGACTCGCCGTTTGGTCCGATCCGCTTCGACTTCTCCCAGATTCTCCGCAAGGAAGAATATGATCGGACGCAGTCGTTCCGCTTCTCGACTTCGACAAATTTCTGATCTCGCAGCCCCAACGAGGAAACTCCAATGACCTATCTCAAATCCGCAATGGCCGCGTTCACGCTGGCACTGGCTTCCCTGTTCGTCGCGGCGCCCGTCGCCCTGGCGCAAGGCACGGTCGTCATCACGATCGATGAAGGCAAGATCCTGGCCGACAGCAAAGCAGGCAAGGACATGTTCACGAAGCTCAAGAACATCGAAAACCAGATCAACGCCGAGCTGAAGCCTTCGCGCGACTCGCTCGAAACGGAGCGCCAGGCGCTGGCCACCAAGGTTCAAGGCAAGACACGCGAAGCGCTGGTTGCCGACACGGCGCTCGTGAAGCAGATCGAGGACTTCCAGAAAAAGGCGAATGAATTCGCCGCGAAGCGCAATACGCTCTCGCAGGAGTACGCCGCCACCGAGCAGAAGTCGTTCATGGACTTCAACACGGCGCTTGAGCCGGTGCTGCTCGAGGTCGTTAAAGAGAAGAACGCGCAGGTCGTCCTGTCGAAGAGCCAGGCTGTGTTCACGACCGACTCGATCGACGCGACGTCCGCCATCGTCGCCAAACTTGACCAGAAAACGCCGTCCATCGCAGTCGTGCGCCAACGCGCGCCCGCTCCGAAGTAAGCCGTGACGGTTGACCCCCGCTTCTATGCGTCATTGGGGGCTTTGACGCTGGAAGCGGCCGCCGGTCTGACCGGCGCCGAACTTGCCGGAGACCCCGCGCTGGAAATCACTGGCGTGGCGGCGGCAGATAGCGCTCGCGATGGTGAAATTGCGTTTCTGGAAGGTGATGGCGCAGGACAGGCGCCGTTCGGTCCCAACCTGAAGCTGGTGATTGTCACTCCCGAAGCGCGCTCGCGCCTTGGCGACGGGGTATCCGGCCTCGTGTCGAAGTCACCGCGCCATGCCCACAACAGGATAGCGCGCGCACTGTTCCAGCCGCGTCATTCCATGCGCCAGGAGGCCATCGCGCTTTCGCCGAGTGCCCGGATCCACTCCAACGCCGCCATTGGCCCTGGCGTCGTCGTTGGCGCCGGCGCCGCGATCGGTGAGGGCACCGTGGTGTGTCCCAATGCCGTGATCGGGCCCGGCGTACAGATTGGCCGTAACTGCCATATCGGCGCCGGCGTCACGGTGCACTGCGCGCTGGTTGGCGATCATGTGACGCTGCTGGCAGGTGCCCGCATCGGCGAAGCAGGCTTTGGCGTGACGCCGACGCCCGAGGGGCTCGAGGACGCGCCGCATTTCGGCCGGGTGATCCTGCAGGATCACGCAACGATCGGGGCGAATACCACCATCGACCGGGGCGTGTTCGCCGACACGATCATCGGCGAGCGCACAAAGATCGACAATCTTTGCCAGATTGCCCACAACGTGGTGATCGGCCGCTCGGTCATCGTGGCGGCATTCGGCGGTATATCCGGCTCGGTCCGGATCGGCGATGGGTCGATGCTCGGCGGCCGCGCAGGGGTCGCGGATCACGTCACGCTCGGCGAAGGTGTCAGCCTCGCGGCCTCAGCCGGCGTTTTCAGGGATATTGAGGCCGGCGAAACCTGGGGCGGCACGCCCGCGAAACCGATCCGCCAATGGATGCGGGAAGTCGCCTGGATCAACAAACAGGCAAACCCCAAGAAGCGCGATTGACCAGTGGCGCGCAGCCGGTTCGGCTGGTAACGAAAAACCATGACCACATCCGTACATGCGACTGCCGTAGTTGAAGAAGGCGCCGTCCTGCACGACGACGTAACGATCGGGCCATTCTGTCATGTTGGCCCGCAGGCTGTTCTCGGCGCCGGCACAAAGCTGATGTCGCACGCCAGCGTCACCGGGCAAACGAC
Protein-coding sequences here:
- a CDS encoding isoprenyl transferase — protein: MARSGTSPEPSHAGGDPPAPRHVAIIMDGNGRWAKAKGLPRTAGHERGVEALRRTVEAAGDLGIRYLTVFSFSTENWRRPPAEVNTLFALLKAYVQRDLARLKQDGVRIRVIGQRAGLPPDIAELVDRAEAETETNSKFHLTIAFNYGSRNEILRAAAAYAQAIAAGEISGELTEAGFEAFLDTRGLPDPDLVIRTSGEHRISNFLLWQAAYAELLFVDVMWPDFNRAHLESAISRYHERERRFGAVAPGAG
- a CDS encoding phosphatidate cytidylyltransferase is translated as MGDWTPADKRFSELPLRLLTALILIPFALFAVWSGSWWLALGCAAFCAVMMHEWCTMSATPNAALLAGIAGLFGFALAVEDARVSIGLLCAAAVLAALSPPRVLAARLTSVFGVVYVFAMVFGLYMLREGPWQGQDAAIYLMSFVWASDAAAYFFGRMIRGPRLLPKESPNKTWSGAISAVIACAVCGYVAAGWQDTPPGPWIVAGMAVSVVAQLGDLFESGLKRRFQVKDSGSILPGHGGLLDRVDGLGAVSITATLIFLSVPDVPRLLGL
- a CDS encoding 1-deoxy-D-xylulose-5-phosphate reductoisomerase — translated: MTGTRLISIFGSTGSVGQSAIDVIRHANRDAPRFSFVALAGGRNASALASQALELRPEVAVIADERQLPELRARLDGSGIACAGGEAALVEAATRPCDRFLAAIVGAAGLQSTMAAVKAGNHLALANKESLVCAGTILLDAAERAGVSVLPVDSEHSAIFQCIGDGRSLETLTLTASGGPFRLSSLEDMARATPAQAAAHPKWSMGVKISIDSATLMNKALELIEAAILFRVDAARVDVLVHPQSIIHGMAHFKDGSVIAQLGSPDMRTPISLALGWPDRIETAVERLNLAQIAQLEFGPVDGKRFRSIDLARRAFGMGPAGPVILNSANESAVSAFVGGQCGFLDIAWAVEAALDRFSSSEFASTKCTTLEEVAFLDGYGRSLAEDELKRAPSRAGGMTAWKA
- a CDS encoding RIP metalloprotease translates to MEGVISQGPLFIACLVFLMGIVIVVHELGHYFAGRLFNVAAESFAVGFGKPLFEVRDKRGTRWRLNWIPLGGFVAFVDKRSLEDAAPEASAPVGVAFDDVGPLKKIVISLAGPFANFVLAAAIFALALGVHGVAVQPVRVAATLEGMPAQEAGVLEGDQILKVDGQPIRNTSDFISAILLSPNEPVDLTIDRQGTERVISVTPVEVLRENPFGQMTRQSTVGLSIAPAAETARIRYGPLESVVAGVQQTGSSLDQTVKMLGSIVTGKMSFNSLSGPVGVADVSRRIVNNAMDRPDVPLSKRLNYLFWMLLSLCAAISVGVGFFNLLPLPVLDGGRVVFHAYEAVIGSKMPSQVEAMALRVGVLVLVAMVIVITWGDILETGVFGRGTS
- the bamA gene encoding outer membrane protein assembly factor BamA, whose protein sequence is MRNFLAATVLATSALALGAGGQLTTAHAQEDARYGGTIRSIIVEGNKRIEARTVQSYLLLEPGDAFDPDRIDLSLKTLFATNLFADVSIDRREDDLVVRVVENPIINRVIFEGNRALKDDKLREEVQASPRGVFTAARVQADVQRVLEMYRRSGRFAAKVEPQYKPLEQNRVDLIFEITEGPVTGVRAINFIGNKEYSDSRLRSEIVTRQSRFWRFFSSNDNYDSGRLEYDREKLREFYQNNGYYDFRVTSAVAELTPDQKDFYVTFTVDEGRQYDFGVIKVETALEKLDAAVLQAVVPVKEGELFRGDQIEGTIDALTYAAGVAGYAFVDIRPQISVNEETGRIDITFAIDEGPRVYIDRINIVGNTQTLDRVIRRELRIAEGDAFNRILLDRSRNRIRALGFFKDVEIVESPAEEPDRTVVDVKVTEQSTGELSFAAGFSSVDAYLFDLSASQRNLRGRGQSVVARTSLSDRQQIVDLRFTEPRFLDRNLSAGVDLFATRQDFEEFTGFTSETIGGGLRMAFPLTDRMQLGLSYRLQSDDVNIADRNVIIDSNGVLLRSFTQTAGQSTPDDLTDDVYRAPEVGDLAAGEFLVDICDPAYTLRDTICRSERNDISSIIGYNFFWDQTNDPITPTRGFDFRFSQDVAGLGGDVRYLRTETNATLYRGIWRDVVASARFAGGYVLPLDDSQGVRINNRFFRGGNSFRGFDVAGLGPREIIRLFDPNTGEVLETRRLNSLGGNAYYQGTFELTVPNFLPEEYGIKSALFVDVGALGLLEDVDKSDPIFIDNASSLLTGASAVRITKDAASLRASAGLSVFWDSPFGPIRFDFSQILRKEEYDRTQSFRFSTSTNF